CTCGCGCCGGTGCTGGCCCCGATCGCCTCCACCGGCGTGGTGATCGTCAGCTACCTGGTGTTCGCATCCCTCGCGGAGGGTCTGCAGGACTCGCCGGCCGCGCTGCCCGATGCGGCCTTCGCCTGGCTGGCGTGGGGGACCACGGCGGGAGTGGCTGCGCTGGCGCTGCCGCTGCTGATCCCGGTGCGCCGCTGCGGTGTCAGGCTGCGCCCGACGTTCCGTTTCCCCCCGGGCGTGGCCAGGCGAGCCCGGTCGCTGGCACTGGCCGGGCTCGGTTCGCTGCTCGCCCAGCAGCTGTCCGTGCTCGCCGTGCTGTGGGCTTCACGCACGGGCGGTGACGCGGGCACCATCCTCATCTTCCAATGGACACAGGCCGTCTATCTCCTGCCCTACGCGGTGCTCGCCGTGCCGCTGGCCACGGCCGTCTTCCCCCGGGTCGCCGAGCTGGCGGCGGTCGAGCACCGCGGACTGAACCGCACGGTCTGGACGGCGGTCCGCGGGGTGCTGGCCGCCGCCGTGCTCGGGGCAGGTGTCCTCGCTGCGGTCGCTCCCGCGGTGGAGCAGGTATTCGCCGGCTGTGACGGTGCCGGGGTGTGCGCTAACGACACGGCCGGGATGGATCGAGCGCTGTCGGTCATGGCCCCGGGTGTCATCGGCCTGTCGGTGATCTTCCTGGTCTCCCGGGTGCTCTACACGATGGACCGCAACCGGGCGGCGGTGTCCGCCACGGCGCTCGGCTGGCTGGTGGTGGCGCTCGCTGCTGTGCTCGGGGTGGCCCGCTTCGCTCCGGCGGGCGCGCAGGCACCGACCACGCTGCTGGTGCTGGCCGCTGCCCACACCGCCGGGATGGCGATCGCGGGTCTGGTGCTGCTGGCACTGCTCGCGCGCGCCCTGCACCAGCGCCCACCCGGACCGGTGGTCCGCACCGTCTCGGTGGCCGCAGCCGGCGCGCTGCTCGGCGCCCTCCTCGGGCGGCAGGTCGGGCTCGCACTGCTCACCACACTCGGACCCGGCCCGGCCGATGCCGCGCTGGCCGGCGCAGCCGGTGCGCTCGTCGCTGTCCTGGTGGCAGGGGCGGTGGTGCTCGTCGCGGATCGTGGGATCCTTGACCTCGTGAGGAGACACCG
Above is a window of Ruania suaedae DNA encoding:
- the murJ gene encoding murein biosynthesis integral membrane protein MurJ; amino-acid sequence: MIAALTIVSRLLGFGRWLVQAETVRSGAVGDAYASANMVPNVLYEVVAGGALAGAVIPLLAGPIARAVRSDVDRISSALLTWAIAALLPVALVLTVLARPIAGLLPEVAGADPAVQLEVTTRFLQIFAPQVVLYGVGVVLTGVLQAHRRFLAPVLAPIASTGVVIVSYLVFASLAEGLQDSPAALPDAAFAWLAWGTTAGVAALALPLLIPVRRCGVRLRPTFRFPPGVARRARSLALAGLGSLLAQQLSVLAVLWASRTGGDAGTILIFQWTQAVYLLPYAVLAVPLATAVFPRVAELAAVEHRGLNRTVWTAVRGVLAAAVLGAGVLAAVAPAVEQVFAGCDGAGVCANDTAGMDRALSVMAPGVIGLSVIFLVSRVLYTMDRNRAAVSATALGWLVVALAAVLGVARFAPAGAQAPTTLLVLAAAHTAGMAIAGLVLLALLARALHQRPPGPVVRTVSVAAAGALLGALLGRQVGLALLTTLGPGPADAALAGAAGALVAVLVAGAVVLVADRGILDLVRRHRA